In Antechinus flavipes isolate AdamAnt ecotype Samford, QLD, Australia chromosome 3, AdamAnt_v2, whole genome shotgun sequence, a genomic segment contains:
- the MTF1 gene encoding metal regulatory transcription factor 1 isoform X1, which produces MGENSPDDNIICYEAEEDELSHHDKILRFVDKNGLVPSSSGTIYDRTTVLIEQDPGTLEDEDDEGQCGEHLPFLVGGPDEGYHLIDHEGMSQGYVQHIISPDQIHLTINPGSTPMPRNIEGATLTLQSECPETKRKEVKRYQCTFEGCPRTYSTAGNLRTHQKTHRGEYTFVCNQEGCGKAFLTSYSLKIHVRVHTKEKPFECDVQGCEKAFNTLYRLKAHQRLHTGKTFNCESEGCSKYFTTLSDLRKHIRTHTGEKPFRCDHDGCGKAFAASHHLKTHVRTHTGERPFFCPSNGCEKTFSTQYSLKSHMKGHDNKGHSYNVLPNSMSEDTNHSLCLSDLSLKSKDSELRENSNTVIGTMNPAWCVEIPDKETRERLISTMYLEDMRVLQKPRTHGQDLSTISPAIIFESMFQNSDDPIIQENKQTAALIESFNGDTESVTAVAPSTGDSGSLSLPLVLQPGISEPPQSALPASAPPAPPPLTAPSIGTGSQPAAFGTPPAILQPPEGPVAHSTQFAANHQEFLPHPQPSQPLVPGLSVVSGAPPVTAAPPTTTEAMPSLVQTLPLGATPVLTSNPTITITPTPSTAILQSSIVMGDQNLQWILNGATGSPQNQEQIQQASKVEKVFFTTAVPVTGSAGSSVQQIGLSVPVIIIKQEEACQCQCACRDSAKDRVAGSSSSSSSSRRKGCSSPPPPEPSLRVPDGPSLHLPPQTFSSSSATLSSSSSSSSSSSPSGSRSRQAENPSDSQTESLSAMDVSEFLSLQSPDTPSNLIPIEALLQGEEDIGLTSSFAK; this is translated from the exons ATGGGGGAAAACAGTCCAGATGACAATATCATTTGCTATGAGGCAGAGGAAGATGAACTGTCACATCATGATAAAATACTCAGGTTTGTGGATAAGAACGGACTGGTGCCTTCTTCGTCTGGAACAATTTATGACAGGACAACTGTTCTCATTGAACAGGATCCTGGCACTCTGGAAGATGAGGATGATGAAGGGCAATGTGGAGAACACCTGCCTTTTTTAGTAGGGGGTCCTGATGAGGGATATCACTTAATAGATCATGAAGGAATGTCCCAGGGTTATGTGCAACACATCATCTCTCCAGATCAGATCCATTTAACCATAAATCCTGGTTCGACACCAATGCCAAGAAACATTGAAGGTGCAACTCTCACCCTCCAGTCTGAATGCCCTGAAACGAAGCGCAAAGAA GTGAAGCGGTACCAGTGCACCTTTGAGGGCTGCCCTCGCACTTACAGCACGGCGGGCAACCTGCGCACCCATCAGAAGACCCACCGGGGCGAGTATACTTTTGTCTGCAACCAGGAGGGCTGTGGCAAAGCCTTCCTCACCTCATACAGTCTCAAGATCCATGTGCGAGTACACACGAAGGAAAAGCCATTTGAGTGTGATGTGCAGGGCTGCGAGAAGGCATTCAATACATTGTACAG ACTGAAAGCACACCAGCGGTTGCATACGGGgaaaacctttaactgtgaatcAGAAGGCTGCAGCAAGTACTTCACCACGCTCAGTGATCTGAGAAAGCACATTCGAACCCACACAGGAGAGAAGCCATTTCG GTGTGATCATGATGGCTGTGGGAAGGCATTTGCAGCAAGCCATCACCTTAAAACACACGTCCGAACACACACTG GTGAAAGACCCTTTTTCTGCCCCAGTAATGGCTGTGAGAAGACATTCAGCACCCAATACAGTCTGAAAAGTCATATGAAAGGACATGATAACAAAGGACATTCATATAATGTACTTCCAAATAGCATGTCTGAG GACACAAACCACTCCCTTTGTCTGAGCGACTTGAGCCTCAAATCCAAGGATTCTGAGCTACGAGAAAATTCCAATACA GTCATAGGAACAATGAATCCAGCCTGGTGCGTGGAGATCCCTGacaaagagacaagagagagattGATTTCCACTATGTATCTGGAAGACATGAGAGTGCTACAGAAACCTAGG ACACATGGCCAAGACCTTAGCACAATTTCACCAGCAATCATCTTTGAATCAATGTTCCAGAACTCCGATGATCCTATAATCCAGGAAAACAAGCAGACAG CTGCCTTGATTGAAAGTTTTAATGGTGATACAGAGTCAGTCACCGCTGTTGCACCCTCCACGGGAGATTCAGGATCTTTATCTCTTCCACTTGTACTGCAGCCTGGCATCTCCGAGCCTCCCCAGTCTGCACTACCTGCCTCTGCGCCTCCTGCGCCTCCTCCTCTGACTGCTCCCTCCATAGGAACTGGTTCCCAGCCAGCTGCATTTGGGACCCCCCCTGCTATCTTACAACCTCCAGAAGGGCCAGTTGCCCACAGCACACAGTTTGCTGCTAATCACCAAGAGTTTCTTCCGCATCCTCAGCCATCGCAGCCCCTTGTGCCAGGACTTTCTGTCGTATCTGGGGCTCCCCCAGTAACTGCGGCACCCCCAACCACCACTGAGGCCATGCCATCTCTGGTTCAGACTCTGCCTCTGGGGGCTACCCCTGTTCTGACAAGTAAccccaccatcaccatcaccccAACTCCCAGCACGGCTATTCTGCAGTCCAGCATAGTTATGGGAGACCAGAATTTACAGTGGATACTCAATGGTGCAACTGGCTCTCCCCAAAATCAAGAGCAAATT caACAGGCCTCAAAAGTGGAGAAAGTGTTTTTTACCACTGCAGTACCTGTCACTGGTAGTGCAG GGAGCTCCGTGCAGCAGATTGGCCTCAGTGTTCCTGTGATCATCATCAAACAGGAGGAGGCCTGTCAGTGTCAGTGTGCGTGCCGGGACTCTGCCAAGGACCGGGTTgctggcagcagcagcagcagcagcagcagcaggaggaagGGCTGCTCCTCACCGCCTCCTCCAGAGCCCAGCCTTCGGGTCCCTGATGGCCCATCTCTCCATTTACCCCCCCagactttttcctcttcttctgccacattgtcatcatcatcctcatcctcctcatcctcctcccctTCTGGCAGCCGGAGCAGACAGGCAGAGAACCCCTCAGACTCTCAGACTGAGTCATTAAGTGCCATGGACGTATCAGAGTTCCTGTCCCTCCAGAGTCCGGACACCCCATCCAACCTGATTCCCATTGAAGCACTACTGCAGGGGGAGGAGGATATTGGCTTGACCAGCAGCTTTGCTAAATGA
- the MTF1 gene encoding metal regulatory transcription factor 1 isoform X2 — translation MGENSPDDNIICYEAEEDELSHHDKILRFVDKNGLVPSSSGTIYDRTTVLIEQDPGTLEDEDDEGQCGEHLPFLVGGPDEGYHLIDHEGMSQGYVQHIISPDQIHLTINPGSTPMPRNIEGATLTLQSECPETKRKEVKRYQCTFEGCPRTYSTAGNLRTHQKTHRGEYTFVCNQEGCGKAFLTSYSLKIHVRVHTKEKPFECDVQGCEKAFNTLYRLKAHQRLHTGKTFNCESEGCSKYFTTLSDLRKHIRTHTGEKPFRCDHDGCGKAFAASHHLKTHVRTHTGERPFFCPSNGCEKTFSTQYSLKSHMKGHDNKGHSYNVLPNSMSEDTNHSLCLSDLSLKSKDSELRENSNTTHGQDLSTISPAIIFESMFQNSDDPIIQENKQTAALIESFNGDTESVTAVAPSTGDSGSLSLPLVLQPGISEPPQSALPASAPPAPPPLTAPSIGTGSQPAAFGTPPAILQPPEGPVAHSTQFAANHQEFLPHPQPSQPLVPGLSVVSGAPPVTAAPPTTTEAMPSLVQTLPLGATPVLTSNPTITITPTPSTAILQSSIVMGDQNLQWILNGATGSPQNQEQIQQASKVEKVFFTTAVPVTGSAGSSVQQIGLSVPVIIIKQEEACQCQCACRDSAKDRVAGSSSSSSSSRRKGCSSPPPPEPSLRVPDGPSLHLPPQTFSSSSATLSSSSSSSSSSSPSGSRSRQAENPSDSQTESLSAMDVSEFLSLQSPDTPSNLIPIEALLQGEEDIGLTSSFAK, via the exons ATGGGGGAAAACAGTCCAGATGACAATATCATTTGCTATGAGGCAGAGGAAGATGAACTGTCACATCATGATAAAATACTCAGGTTTGTGGATAAGAACGGACTGGTGCCTTCTTCGTCTGGAACAATTTATGACAGGACAACTGTTCTCATTGAACAGGATCCTGGCACTCTGGAAGATGAGGATGATGAAGGGCAATGTGGAGAACACCTGCCTTTTTTAGTAGGGGGTCCTGATGAGGGATATCACTTAATAGATCATGAAGGAATGTCCCAGGGTTATGTGCAACACATCATCTCTCCAGATCAGATCCATTTAACCATAAATCCTGGTTCGACACCAATGCCAAGAAACATTGAAGGTGCAACTCTCACCCTCCAGTCTGAATGCCCTGAAACGAAGCGCAAAGAA GTGAAGCGGTACCAGTGCACCTTTGAGGGCTGCCCTCGCACTTACAGCACGGCGGGCAACCTGCGCACCCATCAGAAGACCCACCGGGGCGAGTATACTTTTGTCTGCAACCAGGAGGGCTGTGGCAAAGCCTTCCTCACCTCATACAGTCTCAAGATCCATGTGCGAGTACACACGAAGGAAAAGCCATTTGAGTGTGATGTGCAGGGCTGCGAGAAGGCATTCAATACATTGTACAG ACTGAAAGCACACCAGCGGTTGCATACGGGgaaaacctttaactgtgaatcAGAAGGCTGCAGCAAGTACTTCACCACGCTCAGTGATCTGAGAAAGCACATTCGAACCCACACAGGAGAGAAGCCATTTCG GTGTGATCATGATGGCTGTGGGAAGGCATTTGCAGCAAGCCATCACCTTAAAACACACGTCCGAACACACACTG GTGAAAGACCCTTTTTCTGCCCCAGTAATGGCTGTGAGAAGACATTCAGCACCCAATACAGTCTGAAAAGTCATATGAAAGGACATGATAACAAAGGACATTCATATAATGTACTTCCAAATAGCATGTCTGAG GACACAAACCACTCCCTTTGTCTGAGCGACTTGAGCCTCAAATCCAAGGATTCTGAGCTACGAGAAAATTCCAATACA ACACATGGCCAAGACCTTAGCACAATTTCACCAGCAATCATCTTTGAATCAATGTTCCAGAACTCCGATGATCCTATAATCCAGGAAAACAAGCAGACAG CTGCCTTGATTGAAAGTTTTAATGGTGATACAGAGTCAGTCACCGCTGTTGCACCCTCCACGGGAGATTCAGGATCTTTATCTCTTCCACTTGTACTGCAGCCTGGCATCTCCGAGCCTCCCCAGTCTGCACTACCTGCCTCTGCGCCTCCTGCGCCTCCTCCTCTGACTGCTCCCTCCATAGGAACTGGTTCCCAGCCAGCTGCATTTGGGACCCCCCCTGCTATCTTACAACCTCCAGAAGGGCCAGTTGCCCACAGCACACAGTTTGCTGCTAATCACCAAGAGTTTCTTCCGCATCCTCAGCCATCGCAGCCCCTTGTGCCAGGACTTTCTGTCGTATCTGGGGCTCCCCCAGTAACTGCGGCACCCCCAACCACCACTGAGGCCATGCCATCTCTGGTTCAGACTCTGCCTCTGGGGGCTACCCCTGTTCTGACAAGTAAccccaccatcaccatcaccccAACTCCCAGCACGGCTATTCTGCAGTCCAGCATAGTTATGGGAGACCAGAATTTACAGTGGATACTCAATGGTGCAACTGGCTCTCCCCAAAATCAAGAGCAAATT caACAGGCCTCAAAAGTGGAGAAAGTGTTTTTTACCACTGCAGTACCTGTCACTGGTAGTGCAG GGAGCTCCGTGCAGCAGATTGGCCTCAGTGTTCCTGTGATCATCATCAAACAGGAGGAGGCCTGTCAGTGTCAGTGTGCGTGCCGGGACTCTGCCAAGGACCGGGTTgctggcagcagcagcagcagcagcagcagcaggaggaagGGCTGCTCCTCACCGCCTCCTCCAGAGCCCAGCCTTCGGGTCCCTGATGGCCCATCTCTCCATTTACCCCCCCagactttttcctcttcttctgccacattgtcatcatcatcctcatcctcctcatcctcctcccctTCTGGCAGCCGGAGCAGACAGGCAGAGAACCCCTCAGACTCTCAGACTGAGTCATTAAGTGCCATGGACGTATCAGAGTTCCTGTCCCTCCAGAGTCCGGACACCCCATCCAACCTGATTCCCATTGAAGCACTACTGCAGGGGGAGGAGGATATTGGCTTGACCAGCAGCTTTGCTAAATGA